The following are encoded in a window of Kitasatospora sp. NBC_01250 genomic DNA:
- a CDS encoding terpene synthase family protein: MATVTDPRHADLYASVAAFLTEYRLHPYPASCLAHGYVDLCLAAWPGARGAQLDLATRWALWTWTADDYLDDGLRSADRDEIHALYRDLLAAPIDGARLTTGHPLALALTELCRDTCAMMTAQWWERYRRHLFAWLDAAADKLTDFLQPHRTPTLREYLALRPTDGGMVLAAMWCELAEQCVTPDWNDPLVRSLVAAFSSVGFLTNDLAAPDTDTFTAIAALAASQGLPPTEARQEALALLAAEERRFWWLYTAVRDDELDPATVQFARSLDRFRYALTAWTRASTRYALIEPQVAR, from the coding sequence ATGGCCACCGTCACCGATCCGCGGCACGCCGACCTGTACGCCTCCGTCGCCGCCTTCCTCACCGAGTACCGCCTGCATCCGTACCCCGCGTCCTGTCTCGCGCACGGGTACGTCGACCTGTGCCTCGCGGCGTGGCCGGGGGCCCGCGGCGCGCAGCTCGACCTCGCGACCCGCTGGGCGCTGTGGACGTGGACGGCCGACGACTACTTGGACGACGGTCTGCGCTCCGCCGATCGGGACGAGATCCACGCGCTCTACCGTGATCTGCTGGCCGCGCCCATCGACGGCGCGCGACTCACCACCGGCCACCCGCTCGCGCTCGCGCTGACCGAACTGTGCCGGGACACCTGCGCGATGATGACGGCGCAGTGGTGGGAGCGCTACCGGCGCCACCTCTTCGCGTGGCTGGACGCCGCAGCGGACAAGCTCACCGACTTCCTGCAGCCGCACCGGACGCCGACCTTGCGCGAGTACCTCGCGCTCCGTCCGACCGATGGCGGCATGGTGCTCGCCGCGATGTGGTGCGAGCTGGCCGAGCAGTGCGTCACGCCCGACTGGAACGATCCGTTGGTCCGCAGCCTGGTCGCCGCGTTCTCGTCGGTCGGCTTCCTCACCAACGACCTCGCCGCCCCCGACACGGACACCTTCACGGCGATCGCCGCCCTGGCCGCCAGCCAGGGCCTCCCACCGACCGAGGCCCGGCAGGAGGCACTGGCGCTGCTGGCGGCAGAAGAACGCCGGTTCTGGTGGCTGTACACCGCTGTCCGGGACGACGAACTCGACCCCGCCACGGTCCAGTTCGCCCGGTCGCTCGACCGGTTCCGCTACGCCCTGACCGCCTGGACCAGGGCCAGCACCCGGTACGCGCTGATCGAACCGCAGGTCGCCCGGTGA
- a CDS encoding DUF397 domain-containing protein — MSNAVPVQGYDPAGAPGLEWIKSSMCRPTQLDDCIGLAADGDRVRIGITTDPDQIPLTATRDELSAFVRGAQAGDFDHLI; from the coding sequence ATGAGTAACGCCGTCCCCGTCCAGGGATACGACCCCGCCGGCGCGCCGGGCCTGGAGTGGATCAAGAGCAGCATGTGTCGGCCGACCCAGCTCGACGACTGCATCGGCCTCGCGGCCGACGGCGACCGGGTCCGCATCGGCATCACCACGGACCCCGACCAGATCCCGCTCACCGCCACCCGCGACGAGCTCAGCGCCTTCGTGCGCGGCGCCCAGGCCGGCGACTTCGACCACCTGATCTGA
- a CDS encoding peptidoglycan recognition protein family protein encodes MQLVTRAEWGAQPPKADWTYVATTQGVKVHYEGEPVPADLVDHHEWCAGRVRAIQAAHLANPTEGWIDIAYNAVICPHSYVFEGRGPHHETGANGNQPLNLAHYAVCAMLGDSGLTEPNDALLAGVCDAIEWLRREGGAGSEVKGHRDGYPTQCPGDPLYAWILAGAPRPAPGGHVPPPGAAGPSHPGGRRGTPGPRKGSRPPRPPQAPPGAAG; translated from the coding sequence ATGCAGCTGGTCACCCGCGCCGAGTGGGGTGCGCAACCGCCCAAGGCCGACTGGACGTACGTGGCGACTACCCAGGGTGTGAAGGTCCACTACGAAGGTGAGCCGGTCCCGGCCGATCTGGTGGACCATCACGAGTGGTGCGCGGGGCGGGTACGCGCCATCCAGGCGGCGCACCTGGCCAACCCCACCGAGGGTTGGATCGACATCGCCTACAACGCCGTGATCTGCCCGCACTCCTACGTCTTCGAGGGACGCGGCCCGCACCACGAGACGGGTGCCAACGGCAACCAGCCGCTCAACCTCGCGCACTACGCGGTCTGCGCCATGCTCGGCGACTCCGGGCTCACCGAGCCGAACGATGCGCTGCTGGCCGGAGTGTGCGACGCCATCGAGTGGTTGAGGCGGGAGGGCGGCGCCGGGTCGGAGGTCAAGGGGCACCGGGACGGCTATCCGACCCAGTGCCCGGGCGACCCGCTCTACGCCTGGATTCTGGCCGGCGCCCCCCGACCCGCCCCGGGCGGCCATGTCCCGCCGCCGGGCGCCGCCGGCCCCTCCCACCCCGGCGGGCGCCGTGGCACGCCCGGCCCCCGCAAGGGCAGCCGCCCGCCCCGGCCGCCTCAGGCCCCGCCGGGGGCTGCGGGCTGA
- a CDS encoding helix-turn-helix domain-containing protein, producing the protein MANPDPDSVGARIAAFRKVRHLTQRGLADRANISYSLMFKIEQGDKPASPPVLAALARALSVSVADLTGQPYVDALCQDRLDGLIQPIREALDLFDLGADDDLSIRSIQELVADADRMCGLIRGGDLRTVAAELAGLIAEITSAAYTTPDDRLWQALASTYRSAYDIAHKLGFHDLSALALDRMAWASERASDAVSASTRQYLRSLAYLRAGQYRTGMRIAEVGRQLAAQAADGLEREAVIGQLHLGSAVLAARAGQRDEAEEQLAAADRIANEVGEIHRVRWLTFGPTNVSVHRTSALIDQCLYQEALQVASTVTVPTDWPASRTARHHAEIARALLWTNKHDAAFQNLLRARELAPQQSRHSPTVRETMFAIVRARRTVPDTVTGFAAWLGI; encoded by the coding sequence ATGGCCAATCCAGATCCTGACAGCGTGGGCGCCCGCATCGCCGCGTTCCGCAAAGTCCGCCACCTCACCCAGCGAGGCCTCGCTGACAGGGCGAACATCAGCTACAGCCTCATGTTCAAGATCGAGCAGGGCGACAAACCCGCAAGCCCTCCAGTCCTCGCGGCGCTTGCACGGGCGCTCTCGGTGTCGGTCGCGGACCTCACCGGCCAGCCGTACGTGGACGCGCTCTGCCAAGACCGGCTCGACGGGTTGATCCAGCCCATTCGCGAGGCCCTGGACCTGTTTGACCTCGGTGCCGACGATGACCTGTCCATCCGCTCGATCCAGGAGCTGGTGGCAGATGCGGATCGCATGTGCGGCCTGATCCGCGGCGGCGACCTGCGGACCGTCGCTGCAGAGCTTGCGGGCCTGATCGCCGAAATTACGAGCGCTGCCTATACGACCCCAGACGATCGCCTGTGGCAGGCCCTCGCCAGCACGTACCGCTCCGCGTATGACATCGCCCATAAGCTCGGATTCCACGACCTCTCGGCTCTCGCCCTGGACCGCATGGCTTGGGCGTCCGAACGAGCATCCGATGCTGTTAGCGCCAGCACTCGCCAGTACTTGCGTTCCCTCGCCTACCTGCGGGCTGGTCAATACCGCACCGGGATGCGCATTGCGGAGGTCGGCCGCCAGCTTGCCGCTCAGGCCGCCGACGGTCTTGAGAGAGAAGCTGTGATCGGGCAACTGCACCTCGGATCGGCGGTCCTGGCCGCCCGCGCAGGGCAACGAGATGAGGCAGAAGAGCAGTTGGCCGCCGCAGACCGCATTGCCAACGAGGTAGGCGAGATCCACCGTGTTAGGTGGCTGACCTTCGGACCCACCAACGTGTCCGTCCACCGGACCAGCGCCTTGATCGATCAATGCCTCTACCAAGAGGCCCTACAGGTCGCCTCTACCGTCACCGTCCCAACCGACTGGCCTGCCAGCAGGACTGCCCGACATCATGCGGAGATCGCCCGGGCACTGCTGTGGACCAACAAGCACGACGCGGCATTCCAGAACCTTCTACGGGCCCGTGAGCTCGCTCCACAGCAGTCACGGCACAGCCCAACGGTACGGGAGACGATGTTCGCCATCGTGCGTGCCCGCCGGACCGTACCCGACACCGTCACCGGGTTCGCTGCCTGGCTGGGTATCTGA
- a CDS encoding flavoprotein, translating to MPTDRVLYLLGSAAPPVLNLAPVIEQAQTDGWRVCLGLTPTAADWLTGELAELERLTGHPVRSRHRRPGEPDVWPPATAALLAPATFNTLNSWALGLTSSFIVGFAAEAIGKGIPLVTMPCVNSAFLAHPQFEHSVAVLRGAGVRVLLGPGGFVPNIPGQGNPAAYPWGAALATVRNVT from the coding sequence ATGCCGACTGATCGAGTGCTCTATCTGCTGGGGTCCGCAGCACCGCCCGTGCTCAACCTCGCACCAGTTATCGAACAGGCCCAGACCGATGGGTGGCGTGTGTGCCTGGGATTGACGCCAACGGCGGCCGACTGGCTGACTGGCGAGCTCGCCGAGCTGGAGCGCCTCACTGGTCACCCTGTACGCAGCCGCCACCGACGCCCGGGCGAGCCCGATGTCTGGCCTCCCGCCACGGCCGCCCTGCTGGCGCCAGCCACCTTCAACACCCTGAACTCGTGGGCACTCGGCCTGACGAGCAGCTTCATCGTTGGCTTCGCGGCTGAGGCCATCGGCAAGGGGATCCCGCTGGTCACGATGCCCTGCGTGAACTCAGCGTTCCTCGCGCATCCGCAGTTCGAACACAGTGTTGCCGTGCTCCGCGGGGCTGGTGTGCGTGTGCTCCTCGGCCCGGGCGGCTTCGTGCCGAACATCCCTGGCCAGGGCAACCCTGCCGCGTATCCGTGGGGCGCGGCGCTGGCGACCGTCAGGAATGTGACCTGA